From a region of the Bradyrhizobium sp. KBS0727 genome:
- a CDS encoding MBL fold metallo-hydrolase has translation MKLNFTVGDLTIHRIIEQETSFLPALEMLPGLTPEVLAENRSWMQQVGALDDKDVLMLCFQSYVVKTPHHTILIDSCIGNDKPRPQRPKWNMKTDDTYLRALAAAGFTPGDIDYVMCTHLHVDHVGWNTRLDNGRWVPTFPKARYVFGKTEFDYWTETHAKTPVPPFADSVLPVVEAKQAEIVRDDHQIGDHARILPTPGHTPGHVAFTFGRGKDDAVFSGDLMHTPLQTRYPELSAKFDVDEAQAAATRRGFMERYCDTETLCCTAHFPSPSAGKIRRAGNGFSCEVI, from the coding sequence ATGAAACTCAACTTCACTGTCGGCGACCTCACCATCCATCGCATCATCGAGCAGGAAACTTCTTTCCTGCCGGCGCTGGAGATGCTGCCGGGCCTGACGCCGGAAGTTCTGGCCGAGAACCGGTCGTGGATGCAGCAGGTTGGCGCTCTCGACGACAAGGACGTGCTGATGCTGTGCTTCCAGTCCTATGTGGTGAAGACGCCGCACCACACCATCCTGATCGACAGCTGCATCGGCAACGACAAGCCGCGGCCGCAACGTCCGAAATGGAACATGAAGACCGACGACACCTATCTGCGCGCGCTGGCTGCCGCGGGCTTTACGCCAGGTGACATCGACTACGTGATGTGCACGCATCTGCATGTCGATCATGTCGGCTGGAACACAAGGCTCGACAACGGCCGCTGGGTGCCGACCTTCCCGAAGGCGCGCTACGTGTTCGGCAAGACCGAATTCGACTACTGGACGGAGACGCACGCGAAAACGCCGGTGCCGCCGTTCGCCGACAGCGTGCTGCCGGTCGTCGAAGCCAAACAGGCCGAGATCGTGCGCGACGACCACCAGATCGGCGATCACGCCCGCATCCTGCCGACGCCGGGCCATACGCCCGGCCATGTCGCCTTCACCTTCGGCCGCGGCAAGGACGACGCGGTGTTCTCGGGCGATCTGATGCATACCCCGTTGCAGACGCGGTATCCGGAATTGTCGGCGAAGTTCGACGTCGACGAGGCCCAGGCAGCCGCAACGCGGCGCGGCTTCATGGAGCGCTATTGCGACACCGAAACGCTGTGCTGCACCGCGCATTTCCCCTCCCCGTCGGCGGGAAAGATTCGCCGTGCCGGCAACGGATTTTCCTGCGAGGTCATATGA
- a CDS encoding adenylate/guanylate cyclase domain-containing protein produces MLRPTIRKRILGIAIGLILLMAITSALSTVMTRKIAHQLEEFSTKYVEAYGHLARMNIRSLEQALAMRRMVITKMQSPPDDAGFADRQKTYEAKGQEIDQEAQAARALINAIIDDTSTASDNARLGRIDDRIEHVNGDLRRYLSEEYKRLLSLLEAGNFQAARSSLILSDTFRDEFNQKVEEIRTDMMAQVRSDSIVTMRDQQTAIAISAILTVLAAILGLMFSLFISTGITRPVRRLLDGTRAVEAGRLDGSIDVTTRDEIGQLTSAFNNMVEQLRYKERLRETFGRYVDPRVVEGLIDPKSLTSSDGERRVMTVLFCDMKGFTGLSEGMTPQGLVKVMNHYLSTMSGPIRSHRGIIDKYIGDAIMAYWGPPFTESDEQARLACLAAVEMARRGVALRTELPELLGVRTIPSDCTIRIGIATGEVLVGSIGSEFMMSYTVMGDAVNLASRLEGANKIYGSGSLASEPTIKAAGDAVEFREIDRLVVVGQSHPEAVFEIMGCKDELDESQLRLRECYAEGLAAYRARRWDDASQAFHAALDVVPGDGPSTAMARRVSHFQANPPAADWDGAWRLDQK; encoded by the coding sequence GTGCTGCGACCGACCATCCGAAAACGCATTCTTGGCATTGCCATCGGCTTGATCTTGCTGATGGCGATCACGTCGGCGTTGTCGACAGTGATGACGCGAAAGATTGCTCATCAGCTCGAAGAGTTCAGCACCAAATATGTCGAGGCCTATGGCCATCTGGCGCGGATGAATATCCGCTCGCTGGAGCAGGCGCTGGCGATGCGGCGGATGGTGATCACGAAAATGCAGTCGCCGCCGGACGATGCCGGGTTCGCCGATCGCCAAAAGACTTACGAGGCCAAGGGGCAGGAAATCGACCAGGAAGCCCAGGCGGCGCGCGCCCTGATCAACGCGATCATCGACGATACCTCCACCGCGTCCGACAACGCCCGGCTCGGCCGGATCGACGACCGGATCGAACACGTCAACGGCGATTTGCGCCGCTATCTCAGCGAGGAATACAAGCGGCTGTTGTCGCTGCTCGAAGCCGGCAATTTTCAGGCAGCCAGGTCCAGCCTGATCCTCTCCGACACATTTCGTGACGAATTCAACCAGAAGGTCGAGGAAATCCGCACGGATATGATGGCGCAGGTCCGCAGCGATTCCATCGTGACGATGCGCGACCAGCAGACGGCCATTGCCATATCAGCCATCCTGACGGTGCTGGCGGCCATCCTCGGCCTGATGTTCTCGCTCTTCATCAGCACCGGCATCACGCGCCCGGTGCGCCGCTTGCTTGACGGCACCCGCGCGGTCGAGGCCGGCCGGCTCGACGGATCGATCGACGTCACCACGCGCGACGAAATCGGGCAATTGACGTCCGCGTTCAACAACATGGTCGAGCAGTTGCGCTACAAGGAGCGGTTGCGCGAAACCTTCGGCAGGTATGTCGACCCGCGCGTCGTGGAAGGGCTGATCGACCCGAAGTCGCTGACGTCAAGCGACGGCGAACGGCGGGTGATGACGGTGCTGTTCTGCGACATGAAGGGATTTACCGGCCTCAGCGAGGGCATGACCCCCCAGGGCCTCGTCAAGGTGATGAACCACTATCTGTCGACGATGTCGGGGCCGATCCGCAGCCATCGCGGCATCATCGACAAATATATCGGCGACGCGATCATGGCCTATTGGGGCCCTCCCTTTACGGAAAGCGACGAACAGGCGCGGCTGGCCTGCCTGGCCGCCGTCGAGATGGCCCGTCGCGGCGTGGCACTGCGGACCGAGCTGCCCGAATTGCTCGGCGTGCGGACCATCCCGAGCGATTGCACCATCCGTATCGGCATCGCGACCGGCGAGGTGCTGGTCGGCAGCATCGGCTCGGAATTCATGATGAGCTACACCGTCATGGGCGATGCCGTGAACCTGGCGTCGCGCCTGGAAGGCGCCAACAAGATCTACGGCAGCGGCTCACTGGCCTCGGAACCGACGATCAAGGCCGCCGGCGACGCGGTCGAGTTTCGCGAGATCGACCGGCTGGTCGTTGTCGGCCAGAGCCATCCCGAGGCGGTGTTCGAGATCATGGGATGCAAGGACGAACTCGACGAAAGCCAGTTACGCCTGCGGGAGTGTTATGCCGAAGGGCTGGCCGCCTATCGCGCCCGCCGCTGGGACGACGCGAGCCAGGCTTTCCATGCGGCGCTCGACGTTGTTCCAGGCGACGGGCCGTCGACGGCGATGGCGCGGCGTGTTTCGCATTTCCAGGCCAATCCGCCGGCTGCGGATTGGGATGGCGCGTGGCGCCTCGATCAAAAGTAA
- a CDS encoding GntR family transcriptional regulator translates to MIPLDPLPNLIDQVYARILEAITDRSLPPGHRIRQNELAERLGVSRQPVSHALHLLHRQGLVAESGRRGFEVTRLDPSRIRQLYEVRGAIDALAARLAAARAGTDPTGRAQLEAALQAGRAIGGNTPLAQLIALDVDFHSAIYRLAGNPAIEEMIAPQWPHMRRSMATVLAELDYRDSAWAEHETIAAQILAGNAKAAEATALAHAQTAGRMTEERLKATDRAA, encoded by the coding sequence ATGATTCCTCTGGACCCGCTCCCGAACCTGATCGACCAGGTCTACGCCCGGATCCTGGAGGCGATCACCGATCGCTCGCTGCCGCCGGGTCACCGCATCCGCCAGAATGAGTTGGCCGAACGGCTCGGCGTCTCGCGCCAGCCGGTTTCGCACGCCCTGCATTTGCTGCACCGGCAGGGCCTCGTCGCCGAAAGCGGCCGCCGCGGATTTGAGGTGACCAGGCTGGACCCCTCGCGCATTCGCCAGCTCTACGAGGTGCGCGGCGCCATTGACGCCCTCGCCGCGCGGCTTGCCGCAGCACGGGCCGGGACGGATCCAACCGGGCGCGCGCAACTCGAGGCGGCGCTGCAGGCCGGGCGGGCGATCGGCGGCAACACGCCGCTGGCGCAACTGATCGCGCTCGACGTCGACTTTCACAGCGCCATCTATCGTCTCGCCGGCAATCCCGCGATCGAGGAAATGATCGCGCCGCAATGGCCGCATATGCGCCGCTCGATGGCGACGGTGCTGGCCGAACTCGACTACCGCGACAGCGCCTGGGCCGAACACGAAACCATCGCCGCCCAGATCCTGGCCGGCAACGCCAAGGCGGCGGAGGCCACGGCGCTGGCACATGCGCAGACGGCGGGACGGATGACCGAGGAGAGACTGAAGGCGACCGATAGGGCCGCGTAG
- a CDS encoding enoyl-CoA hydratase/isomerase family protein: MSSLTKTPEFETLALETVSEHVTIVRLNRPDASNALNTQMGRDLVQFFEDVALDPKALRCIVLTGSGEKAFCAGGDLKERRGMTDEAWTRQHVIFERMVRALIDCPVPIIGAINGAAYGGGCEIAGCCDFLYAADTARFALTEVTLGIMPGGGGTQTLPRAVGERRAKELILTGKPFTATQAHAWGLVNEVFPQADLLREALATASHIARNAPISVRQAKLSIHRGLQSSLRDGLALEIEAYNRMVPTEDRREGVLAFNEKRKPDFKGR, from the coding sequence ATGAGTTCCCTCACGAAAACGCCTGAATTCGAAACCCTGGCGCTGGAGACTGTCAGCGAGCACGTGACGATCGTCCGGTTGAACCGGCCGGACGCCTCCAACGCGCTCAACACCCAGATGGGGCGCGACCTCGTGCAGTTTTTCGAAGACGTGGCGCTCGATCCCAAAGCCCTGCGCTGCATCGTGCTGACCGGATCGGGCGAAAAGGCCTTCTGCGCCGGCGGCGACCTCAAGGAACGCCGCGGCATGACCGACGAGGCATGGACGCGTCAGCATGTCATCTTCGAACGGATGGTGCGGGCGCTGATCGACTGCCCGGTGCCGATCATCGGCGCGATCAACGGTGCGGCCTATGGCGGCGGCTGCGAGATCGCCGGATGCTGCGACTTCCTCTACGCCGCCGACACCGCGCGCTTTGCACTGACCGAAGTGACACTCGGCATCATGCCGGGCGGCGGCGGCACGCAAACGCTGCCGCGCGCCGTCGGCGAGCGCCGCGCCAAGGAGCTGATCCTGACCGGCAAGCCCTTTACGGCGACGCAAGCGCACGCCTGGGGTCTCGTCAACGAAGTATTCCCACAGGCCGATCTGTTGCGGGAAGCGTTGGCGACCGCATCGCATATTGCCCGCAATGCGCCGATCTCGGTGCGGCAAGCCAAATTGTCGATCCATCGCGGCCTGCAGTCGTCGCTGCGCGACGGGCTGGCGCTCGAGATCGAGGCCTACAACCGGATGGTCCCGACCGAAGACCGCCGCGAGGGCGTGCTCGCCTTCAACGAGAAACGGAAGCCCGATTTCAAGGGACGCTAA
- a CDS encoding alpha/beta fold hydrolase has translation MQALTVNGYDMAYLDIGRGPLLVCVHGTLGDFRTWNAVLGPLSKKRRVIALSLRRFFPEHWDGVGTDYLMAQHVADVIGVIEKLNTGPVDLLGHSRGGHIGFRVAQARPEWLRKLVLAEPGGDLDATLNPVTETPGFTPIGVRIPAAVEKIRTGDIEGALALFVDGIDGDGTWARLPAAPKQQLRDNIFTLIGQVGENRRPFAKSEAASIRTPTLLIGGGDTKGALSLIWRVLAEHIPGARTAVIPGTRHWMFEQAPQEFCEVVLDFLAA, from the coding sequence ATGCAGGCGCTCACCGTCAACGGCTACGACATGGCCTATCTCGATATCGGCCGCGGACCACTGCTGGTCTGCGTGCATGGCACGCTCGGCGATTTCCGCACCTGGAATGCCGTGCTCGGGCCGCTGTCCAAAAAACGCCGCGTGATTGCACTCAGCCTGCGTCGCTTTTTCCCCGAACACTGGGACGGCGTCGGCACCGACTATCTGATGGCGCAGCATGTCGCCGACGTCATCGGCGTCATCGAGAAGCTCAATACCGGACCCGTCGACCTGTTGGGCCATTCCCGCGGCGGCCATATCGGCTTCCGGGTGGCGCAGGCGCGGCCCGAATGGCTGCGAAAACTGGTGCTCGCCGAACCGGGCGGCGACCTCGATGCAACGCTCAATCCCGTGACCGAAACTCCCGGCTTCACCCCGATCGGCGTGCGCATTCCGGCAGCCGTGGAAAAAATCAGGACCGGTGATATCGAGGGCGCGCTGGCCTTGTTCGTTGACGGCATCGACGGCGACGGCACTTGGGCGCGCCTGCCGGCCGCACCGAAGCAGCAATTGCGCGACAATATTTTCACGCTGATTGGTCAGGTCGGAGAGAACCGCAGACCTTTTGCCAAGAGCGAGGCGGCATCGATCAGGACGCCGACGCTGTTGATCGGCGGCGGCGACACCAAGGGCGCGTTATCCCTGATATGGCGCGTGCTGGCCGAGCATATTCCCGGCGCCAGGACCGCCGTGATCCCGGGCACCCGCCACTGGATGTTCGAACAGGCGCCGCAGGAATTTTGCGAAGTGGTGCTGGATTTTCTGGCGGCGTAA
- a CDS encoding methylated-DNA--[protein]-cysteine S-methyltransferase, producing the protein MTGHHFAIFDTAIGRCGIVWGERGITSVQLPMGNEKMTRTRLQQRHDDLVEAPPPAKVQAAIDGIVELLEGKPNDLADVVLDLDDVPAFNRGVYDIARTIPPGKTLTYGDIAKKLGGVELSRDVGQALGRNPCPIVVPCHRVLAAGNKPGGFSANGGVVTKLKMLEIEGAPVNYTPSLFD; encoded by the coding sequence ATGACCGGGCACCATTTTGCGATATTCGACACCGCGATCGGCCGCTGCGGCATCGTCTGGGGCGAGCGCGGCATCACCTCGGTGCAATTGCCGATGGGCAACGAGAAAATGACCCGCACCCGCCTCCAGCAGCGCCATGACGATCTCGTCGAGGCGCCGCCGCCGGCGAAAGTACAGGCCGCGATCGACGGGATTGTCGAACTGCTGGAGGGCAAGCCGAACGACCTCGCCGACGTCGTGCTCGATCTCGACGATGTTCCGGCCTTCAACCGCGGCGTCTACGACATCGCGCGCACCATTCCGCCGGGCAAGACGCTGACCTATGGCGATATCGCCAAGAAGCTCGGCGGCGTCGAGCTGTCACGCGACGTCGGTCAGGCGCTCGGGCGCAACCCCTGTCCGATCGTGGTGCCCTGCCATCGCGTGCTGGCCGCCGGTAACAAGCCCGGCGGTTTCTCCGCCAATGGCGGGGTGGTGACCAAGCTGAAGATGCTGGAGATCGAAGGCGCCCCGGTGAACTACACGCCGAGCCTGTTCGACTGA
- a CDS encoding alpha/beta fold hydrolase, translating into MQTLSVNGYDMAYLEVGESTGQAPPLVCVHGSLCDFRIWSSVLGPLTRKHRIIAVSLRHFFPEHWDGVGDTYSIAQHVDDLIAFIEKLDGQPVDLMGHSRGGHICFRVAQRRPDLLRKLILAEPGGELDATLDPAFKPGPSPLAARIAASAEVIANGDIDGGLQIFMDALEGPGAWKRLPATPKQLLRDNATTLIGQMKDQRPPFSKADAEAIKTPTLFIGGANTKGTLPQVLHALAANVKGSRTEMIPGATHPMFEQAPQKYCEIVLDFLAGA; encoded by the coding sequence ATGCAAACGCTCAGCGTCAACGGTTATGACATGGCCTATCTCGAGGTCGGCGAGAGCACCGGGCAGGCGCCGCCGCTGGTGTGCGTGCACGGCTCGCTGTGCGATTTCCGGATCTGGTCGTCGGTGCTGGGCCCGCTGACGCGAAAGCACCGGATAATCGCGGTGTCGCTACGGCATTTCTTTCCCGAGCATTGGGACGGCGTCGGCGACACCTATTCGATCGCACAGCATGTCGACGACCTCATCGCCTTTATCGAGAAGCTGGACGGCCAGCCGGTCGATCTGATGGGCCATTCCCGCGGCGGGCATATCTGCTTCCGCGTCGCCCAGCGCCGGCCGGACTTGCTGCGCAAGCTAATCCTGGCCGAACCCGGCGGCGAGCTGGATGCCACGCTCGATCCTGCGTTCAAGCCCGGCCCCTCGCCGCTGGCGGCGCGCATAGCGGCTTCCGCCGAGGTGATCGCCAACGGCGACATCGACGGTGGCCTGCAGATTTTCATGGATGCGCTGGAAGGCCCCGGCGCCTGGAAGCGGTTGCCGGCGACGCCCAAGCAGCTGCTGCGCGACAACGCCACCACGCTGATCGGGCAGATGAAAGACCAGCGCCCACCCTTCTCGAAGGCGGACGCCGAAGCGATCAAGACACCGACCTTGTTCATCGGCGGCGCCAATACCAAGGGGACGCTGCCGCAGGTGTTGCATGCGCTGGCGGCGAATGTGAAGGGATCGCGCACCGAGATGATCCCGGGCGCCACGCATCCGATGTTCGAACAGGCGCCGCAGAAATATTGCGAGATCGTGCTCGACTTCCTGGCGGGGGCCTGA